The Lolium rigidum isolate FL_2022 chromosome 1, APGP_CSIRO_Lrig_0.1, whole genome shotgun sequence region attttgttgcagAGTCCCCCTTGGGTTCCGGCGGAGCTTCATCCTCATCCATGTCACTTGGTTCCTTAGCCTCTTCCTTCTGTTTCCCCTTTTCCACGCAGACGATTTTTCTGGGCGTGTTTGTAGCTAGCCTCCAGATCCTCCTTAAGGTCATTGAcgaacttgcagttgcggttggtgtgtttGGACTTGCCGTTGGCATCAAGATGAGCCAAACATGGCATGTCCCTATTCGTCATAGGTTTGGGGAGGGCCGGATTCGACAGACGTGACTTCCAGAGGTGGAGCTGTGTAGGCTCaccctgatgcacatgcatcaTGTTCCAAAGACTTCTTTACTTGTGAGTATGAGCATTTTAAGGGCTGTGCATCAGGTTTTGATGGAAATAGTGCATCAGGGTGGCTACAATTTCAGCTTACAAGGCTGCAaacctgattttttttttcagttttgtGGGAGGTGTGCATCGCGTAAACATTTTCTCTAGCTCGGCCCTGGTGACTTCGTCActgcgctgctggcccctgccgcctccgcctccacggccgcggccTCCGCCTTGGCCTCCCTGCTGAAACGCCATGACCACCATGTCGGATCCTTCCTGTTGTTGATCGTCAGGaggattcttccgcttgttgccTTTGCCTTTCTTCTGTTGGTTTGCTACTGCAGCAACTTGGAGGGGGCCTCCGACATCATCATCTACTGCCACGTATGCACTTGTTGTTGCGATCATGCTGGTAAAGGTAAGTTTTCTGGCATCTTTTTTTCATGTCAGGGTGTGACGCAAGAGTTCTCCTCTGTTAAGAGCACCGATAAAGGCTAACATGGCTGTTCGTCGCCTACACCTTCGCAGGAGTTCTTTATTTCCAGCCAGTGAGACAAAACGTCCccagaggattctcccttctttttTGTACACTGTTGCATGTCACAGACGGAGTAGGGTCGCTTGTAAGTTCCTTCGAAGTAGTGattgaaggtttctctcaagtcaaACCAGTTGTGTATGGATCTCTCCGGAAGATCAGCTAGCCATTGGCGTGCTGGCCTTGTGAGGTACATTTGAAGCATGCGACATGCGATGTTTTCGGTTGCTGTGACGAAGGTTAATGCGCCATAGAAATCGTCTAGCCACGTGTTGGGCTTTTCTATGCGCATGATCTTCCGGCAGTGCAAAATTGCCGCCCCGGCGTGCAAGTTTCTCGGCCATCTTCTCCAACCAAAAAAACACGGGGGGTGCTGGTTCCTCGTTCTCGTCGTTCCATAGCCGGGGGACTCGGAAAGGGGAAAGGAGGAGAACGAAAAAAAAGGGAACGTATAGCGCTTCGAGCGAGAGGGGCGGAGCGAGAGCAAGAGAACTGACCGTTTGGAGCGGTCGACCGCCAAAGAGGAATTTCGTATTCTATGTGCTTTTAGTGTATCTCGCTAATTAAGAAAAGGCTACTTGGAGTATAAACCAGATAGAATGCTTTAGCTAGATGCATTTTATTCCGGGATTCTGAGAACTAACTTCCTCGGTCAAATCCTACACTATTTAATTTGTATCGTGATTCGTGTTAATCATGAACATTTGACTAAGAATGAAGTTAGTTCTAAGTCTACTAAAAAATAGCCACGCCCTTTTATTCCAGTTCTAACAAAAAAATTATCTATACTTTAGGAGTTAGTGTTTGAGATCGTGCAGATCAAAAGAAATTGTTTCCGGTCGTATGATGTGTTGTAGGAGTACTAACAACCATCCCAAAGAATCATGATGCCGGGAGGATCATCTGACGGAGAATCTGGTAGAGAGCTCCAAGGTATCCCTTGTCCTGCTCTTCCTCCGGCAGCCTCACCATGTTCGCCATCTTCTCGAATTTCTCCCGCGCCAGTGCCACCTCCGCAGGCGAGGCAGCGGCCGACACCGAACCCGGCAACGCTCTCAGGTTCTTGTGGAGCTCCGGCGGCGAGAGCGCCCACTGCATCGCCCAGATGCAGAGGGGTCGCATGTAGTGCAGCGACCGGTAACCGCCGCCGCCTTCGGCCGTCCACGCCTCGGGCGTCTGGAACGCGTACCCGTACCCGTCCCTGCCCCACCCGGCGTCGTGCGCGCCTTTGGCCGTCTGGAACGCCGCCTCCGGCATGCCCTCGTGGATCATGGCGGCCGCCACGCCGTAGGTGACCCCGGGCCACACCTCCTTGGACTGCGTCGACGACGTGTCCACGGCGCCGTCCGGCCGCATCCCGTTCACcgcccccaccgcgccgccctgcACCCGCATGACGTTGTAGTCCAGCACCGTCCCCAGCGCGCTGCGAGCCTTGTCCTCCTCCACGATGGGGTCAAGCCCGCACGCGCGCGCGTACCACTGCCCGGCGAGCTGGTCGGCCATGATGGACTTGCTGTTCCCGCTGCCGCTGTTGTCGTAGTCGAAGTAGGAGCCGTTccagagctcgccgtcgtacaccCGCTGCGCCCGTTTGTACCGCTCGAGGAAGTATCCCTCCGCGCCGCGTTCGCCGACGACGCGCGCCATGGCGGCTGCCGCCTGGAGCGCCGCGACCCAGAGGCCGCCGGTGTAGGCGCTGACGCCGGAGACGGACCAGAGGTCGTAGGTCTGGTCGGGACGGCCCTCGTTCTCCACCATGCCGTCCCCGTCCCAGTCGAACTGGTCCATGTACGCCATGGCGAGGTAcaccgccggccacgcggcggcggcgaaggcgacgttgcccgtggcggcgacgtcgcgGTAGACCTGGAGGACGAACTTGGGGTTGAGGTCCTTCCACCGCGCCGGGTCGTGGAGCATGTAGGCGTTGAGCTCGAACCAGGGGTCGGCGAGGCCGAAGTCGTGCGGCACGGCGCCGAGGACCTTGCGCGGCACGGTGGCGCCGTCGAGGGTGTGCATCGGGCGTGGGTCTTGATGGAGGACTGCGCGGGCGAAGTCGCGCTGGAGGCTGAGCTCGATCGCCGGGAAGAGGGAGAGGAGCGCGAAGGAGGCGTAGAAGTGGACGTCGTATGTGTTCCACATGTGGTACTCCATCCCCTCCAGGTAAAGAAACTGCCCCACGTTCTCCTCGCCGTCGCCCAGCAGCGCCGTGCACTTTTGCagggcgga contains the following coding sequences:
- the LOC124655661 gene encoding non-lysosomal glucosylceramidase-like, with translation MAGFSALQKCTALLGDGEENVGQFLYLEGMEYHMWNTYDVHFYASFALLSLFPAIELSLQRDFARAVLHQDPRPMHTLDGATVPRKVLGAVPHDFGLADPWFELNAYMLHDPARWKDLNPKFVLQVYRDVAATGNVAFAAAAWPAVYLAMAYMDQFDWDGDGMVENEGRPDQTYDLWSVSGVSAYTGGLWVAALQAAAAMARVVGERGAEGYFLERYKRAQRVYDGELWNGSYFDYDNSGSGNSKSIMADQLAGQWYARACGLDPIVEEDKARSALGTVLDYNVMRVQGGAVGAVNGMRPDGAVDTSSTQSKEVWPGVTYGVAAAMIHEGMPEAAFQTAKGAHDAGWGRDGYGYAFQTPEAWTAEGGGGYRSLHYMRPLCIWAMQWALSPPELHKNLRALPGSVSAAASPAEVALAREKFEKMANMVRLPEEEQDKGYLGALYQILRQMILPAS